The genomic segment GGCGATGCTGGGCAGAAGCTTGAACACCCCGCCCATTCGCGGGCTCTGGCCAATGAAGCCCGCGTAGCCCAGGGCGTTCATCTTCTTGGGCTCCAGGTGCTGGAACAGCCGCAGGTCCTCGATGGTTTCCATGTATCCGGCCAGGCGCCCGGCCTCGTCCTGCAGGGCCGAGGCGGTGATGCGCACCGGCAGCTTGAGGCGGTCGGCGCTGATGATGTCGCCCTCGCGGCACAGCGGGCCGGACCCGCGCGACAGCTCGGCCACCGGGCAGCCGCGCACGCAGGTGTTGGCGCGCAGCACATGGCGGCAGGGCAGGCCCACGGCGCGCCGGGCCGAGAAGCCCGTGAGCACCTCGGCGGCCTGGTTCAGGGCCACCACGGTGCGCTGGCGGTCCAGCAGCAGCACCGCCAGGGGAATCTCGTCCAGCAGGGCCAGGAAGGGCACCGGAACGTCGAACACGCCGTGGATGCGCGAGGCGGCCCGGGGCGGGGGGGTGTCTGTCATGGGCGTGGTGCCGTCGTGGTCCTTGTTTTTCGTTGGGTTGGGTCCATCAGTTGACCTGATTATGAAACATTTTGAAACGGGTTGGCAAGGGGCAATTTTGGGTCGGGTGCGGGGAACCCTTGGGTTTTTGTTGACATATCGCTTGTTTCCTGTGCAATGGACCTATGTGAAGAAGTGAACGGAACACCCGCTTCGGCGGGTGCAAGGTGGAACAACAGGGGCCCGGCGGGCCCAGGACAACGCGACGGGCGCAGGGTGGGCAAGGCCCCGGCCCCGCCACGATCCGCGAGGAGGCAACATGCACGAGAAGGTCTTGTTGGTGGACGACGAGCAGGGCTTCGTGGAGGCCATGGAGAAGCGGCTGACCAAGCGGGGCATGGTGGTGCGTACCGCCCTGTCCGGCGAGGCGGCCCTGGAGGCGCTGCAGACCGCAGGCACCGAGGTCGTGGTGCTCGACGTGAAAATGCCCGGCATGGACGGCGTCGAGACCCTGCGGCGCATCAAGGCCGAATTCCCCCTGGTGGAGGTCATCATGCTCACCGGGCACGGCACGGTGGAGACGGCCATCGAAGGCATGCGCCTGGGGGCTTTCGACTACCTGATGAAGCCCTGCGAGATCGAGGACCTCGTGGCCAAGGTCGGCCAGGCCGCCCAGCGCCACCAGGGCCACGAGGCGCGCATCCTCCAGGCCGAGGCCGAAAGCATCGCCCTGCGCCGGGGCGACTAGGGCGGCCATGACCCGGACGGCCACGACAGACCAGGCCCTGCGCCTTTTGCTGGTGGACGACGAACCCGGGTTCGTCGAGGCCCTGGGCAGGCGCCTGGCCCGGCGGGGCCTGGATGTCCACATGGCGGGCTCGGGCCGCGAGGCCATCCGCGCCCTGCGGCGGGCCGATTTCGACGTGGCCGTGGTGGACCTGAAAATGGAGGGCATGGACGGCATCGAACTGCTGCGCATAGTCAAGGCCATGGCCCCGGAGCTGCCGGTGATCATCTTCACCGGCCACGGCTCGGAGCGGGCCGCCCGCGAGGGACTGGC from the Desulfocurvus vexinensis DSM 17965 genome contains:
- a CDS encoding response regulator — protein: MHEKVLLVDDEQGFVEAMEKRLTKRGMVVRTALSGEAALEALQTAGTEVVVLDVKMPGMDGVETLRRIKAEFPLVEVIMLTGHGTVETAIEGMRLGAFDYLMKPCEIEDLVAKVGQAAQRHQGHEARILQAEAESIALRRGD
- a CDS encoding response regulator: MTRTATTDQALRLLLVDDEPGFVEALGRRLARRGLDVHMAGSGREAIRALRRADFDVAVVDLKMEGMDGIELLRIVKAMAPELPVIIFTGHGSERAAREGLALGAFDYLLKPCELDDLLATIRQAAAQSAPA